In Marispirochaeta sp., the genomic window TTATCCATCGCAATCCCCGCCCGGGGACAGGTACCGCCGATGGTGACATCATATCGAAAGCGGGATGCGAACTGAGAGGCGACTGCCGGGTTGTCCAGCACACATTCTCCCCCACGCTCCGACTGAAAAAACTGCAGCAAAGTAATAACCAGATCCTTCTCGGTAAAGATCTTACGCCGTTCCTCGAGATCTTGTTGAAAGATTCCGTATTCCCGGATGCACGCTTCAAAAACCTTCGAGTCCCAGACCAGTTCATAGTCCGTATTATTCCCTAAGCCTAGAGCGATAATGTTCTTCATATTCTCTTCCGTCTTACTTCGATTTATCTATTCAGCTATCTTCAGTTCAACCTGATTTTCCGCAAACTGCTCTCTACTGCGACCGCCGACATTACTATCTGTTATGACTGCGTCGATGTCTCTGAAATCACTAAACTCATAGAGGGCGTATTTTCCGATCTTGGAACTGTCGACTACGACATAGCTTTCACTCGACTGGGCAATCATCTGCCGCTTAATCTCTCCCTCCTGCGGATTGGCGGAGTAGCAGCCGTGACCAGGCATTACACTCGTCGCGCCAATTAGAGCTTTATCGAGACGAAAACTCTTAATCATATTCTCGGCTATCGGCCCGACGGTGTTCTGCGTTTGCGCCATGAGCTCGCCGCCGATGATTATTGCCCGGTTTTCCCCGGCCCCGTTGGCTATGATCTCCCCGATCTTCTGGTAATTGGTTACCACCATCAAATTCTTCCGCACCCTTGCCAGTTCTTCGGCGACCAGCATGTTGGTAGATCCCCCGTCAATCAGCAAACTTTCATGATCCTTTATAAAAGTCGCTATATACCGGGCGATCATCCGTTTTGCTTCAGGATTCTCCTGCTTTCTACTCTCGATGAAGGTGGTCTGCCAAAATACAGGTTCATCGCGATACAAAGCCCCGCCGTGAGTTCGAAACAGTTTTTCCTGGGACTCCAAATACTTCAAATCCCGGCGAATCGTGGCATCCGTAACGTTCAGTAAATCAGCCAATTCAGAGACGCAGATCCGATTTTCCTTGATAAGGATCTCGAGGATTCTCTCCTGTCGTTCTTCTGCAAAAACTTTCTGTTCCTGCACGCATCTCTCCTTACCTTATGGATCAACAAGGGCGTTAACCTTTGCCCAAATATTCACAGTTATTATACCCGCAAATCTGGTTTGATTAAATCAAAAAAACCGTGGATATGTTTGAATCATACATCATGCCTGCGTAGTTGTCCAGTTTTTCGAACATAAATAAATATATATGTGCATTTTCTTATGCGTTTGTGTTCATTTTAAACTTGACAACTGGCAGATCGGGTTTATAATCGAATCAAGCACCTGCGTATGTAGGTATTTAGCAAATAAAAGGAGAAAAACATGAAAAAGAGTGTGTTTGCATCACTTCTGTTTCTGCTCGTTTTCTTGTTCGTTTATGCAGAAGGCGGACAGGAAAAGGCAAAAGATCAGGAGATTGTGCTGGAGTTCATGCAGTGGTGGGAACCGGAGATGGCTCCCGGGGCAATGGAGAAGATCTGTAGCCAGTATGAGGCGTCCCATCCCGGCATTACTATCAAGCGTATTTCCAAGCCCTATGCAGAGGTCCAGAGCCAGGTCACCATCGGCGCTGCTTCCGGTACCCTGAGCGACGTTCTCGGTTGCGACCCCACATGGATTTACAACCTGGTGAAGCAGAACGCAGTACGCCCGCTGGATGAGTTCATAGACGGGGACAACTACGACGAGTCTCAGCTGGCCAGCGTCAGTTCCCTGAACGGCAAGAAATACCTAATCAATGTTGAAAACTTCGTTTACCCGATGTTCTACAATACCGATATGTTCGAAGAGGCAGGGATTACCTCCTTCCCCGAGACTCACAGCGAGTTCGTCGAAGCCTGCCGGAAACTTACCAACCCATCGAAGAACCAGTACGGCTGGGACCTTTCCCTCTCCCTCCAGAACCCCACGGGGATTCAGAACGACATCATGGCCATGGTATGGGCAAGCGGCGACTCCGGAGTTCCCGAGCCGAACAACGAGGGTGTTAAAACCGTCTTCGAACTGGTTAACTCCCTGTACAACGAGAATTTGATCGCTCCCGGCATCATGACCGCCCAGGAGCAGGACAAAGTCGAGCATTTCGTCAACGGAAGAACCGCTATGATGATCGACTCCCTGGCCCACATCAACATGATCAAATCCCGAAACCCCGACCTGAACTTCGACATCGACATGGTTCCGGCGAAAGACGGCTACGAAGGCGAGCACATCATGGACTTTGCCTCCTGGGGTATAACCATCTCCAGCTCTTCCGAGCACCCCCAAGAAGCCTGGGAGTTCATCAAGTATCTCATGAGTCCTTCGGTCAACTCCTTCATCGCCGACAGCGTGAACGCTTTTCCGGGCAACATTAAAGGGTCTCCGAAATGGGTAAACGACGACCCAATGAACGTCAAAGCCTTTACGATGTACAAGGAAAACGGTGTTCGCAACGAGTTCCAGGGAGCTCCCGAAGCCAACAACCTGATGCGCCTCATGTCGGAGCAGATGCAGGCCATGCTCAACGGTAAGCAGTCTGCCGACGAAGCCTTGGAAGCGACCAGCGCGGCTTGGGTCGAAGTTTACAACAAATAATCAACAAGCTTAGTAGTAATCGAATTGCTGCAGGAGATGAGGATACTCTCATCTCCTGCAGACTACACAACGAGGGGTAGACGGCGCAATGAGCACATTGTCGATAATAATAAAAAAGAAGCCATATATTGAACAGTATCTGTTCATAACACCGGCGATCCTTCTCCTGTTTATGCTTATGTTCTTCCCGATCGTCCAGGTTCTTCGCTACAGCATGATGGACAACGTCATCACAAATCCTTCGCCGAAGTTTGTCGGTTTACTGCACTACAAGAACGTCCTGGCGGATGCGGTCTTTCGCTCAAGCCTTGGGCACACTCTGTTTTTCGCCTGCTTTAGCGTGATATTCCATCTACTCATCGGACTGCTCTTCGCGCTTCTCTTGAACGAGAAGATCAATCCGGTCATACGGTCGGTCCTCCGGGTGGTCTTCATCTTCCCGTGGCTCTTCACCCCCGCTATCATCGCTATCGTTTGGCGCCTCATTCTCGATCCCATGGGGATCATGAACTACATTCTCTCATCCATGGGCTTAATAAACGGAATCGTCGAATGGCTAAGTAACGAGCGTTCGGCTCTCTTTGTGCTCACCTTTATAAACATCTGGAACGGCTACCCCTTCTACATGGTCAGTCTGCTGGCGGGACTCCAAGGCGTACCAACCCAGCAGTATGAGGCAGCCCTCATCGACGGGGCCAACAATTGGGAGAAATTCTGGTATATCACCTTTCCCCATCTAACGCCGATCATCCTGAGCCTCAGTATCCTCGACTTCATTTGGACGATGCAGGTATTTCCCCTCATCTGGATGACCACCGGCGGCGGTCCGGGACACACAACCGAGGTAATGGCGACCTACACCTATAAGCTCACCTTCCTCCAGTTTGACTTCTCCAAAGCCTCGGCTTCGGCGATGCTGATTCTAATCATATCTATGCTGATGTCCATATTCTATGTGCGACAGCAGCGAATGAGATAGGCGGCAAGAGATGACACTCCCAATACATGCTAAACGGACTTATAGAAAACTGGTAACCTACCTTCTCCTCCTGTGCGGCGTGGTCTTTGCAGCCTTCCCGGTAATCTGGCTGCTCTCCATTTCGATCAGACCAAACGGAGAAGTGTTCGCAACCCCGCCGACCTTGCTCCCGAAGGTCTTTACACTGGGCGCCTATGCGAGGATATTCGGCTCCGTCGAGAAGATCCGTTTCTTCATCAATAGTTACATGGTCGCTCTGATCGTAACCGCCACGACCCTTTTTATTGCCATGCTGACCGCATACTCCTTCTCCCGATTCGAATTCAAAGGGAAACGAATCCTGAATATGCTCATCATCGGCACCCAGACGGTTCCGCCGATCTCCCTCATGATTCCCTACTTCGGCATGATGGTGGCATATAAGATGTACGATACCTACTTCGCCCTTATATTTACCTACCTCGCCCTGACCCTGCCGTATGCGATTCTTATGATGACCGGCTTCTTCAACACCCTTCCCAGGGAGTTGGACGAGGCGGTGCTGATCGACGGCGGTTCGCGGCTACGCACCCTCTTTCAGGTCATCGTCCCGATATCACTGCCGGGAATCGTATCGACCGGTCTGTACACCTTTCTTCTGTCCTGGAACGAGTTTCTATTCGCCCTCACTCTAACGAAGAGCAACGAAATGGCGACCGTTCCAATCGGGATACAGCTGCTCATGGGGCAGCACACCTACGAATGGAACGAGATGATGGCTATGAGCTTTCTCGGCAGTCTGCCGATCATGCTCCTATTCCTCTTTTTCCAGCGTTACTTTCTTGCAGGAATGTCCGCCGGCTCGGTTAAGAGCTAGGGATATAAAATAATCCACACTCGATAGTGAGAGGAGTTTTTAATGCTACTAAATATGAGAGACCTGCTTAGTGTCGCCAAACGGGAGGGCTTTGCAGTTCCTGCCTTCAACACCAGCAGCAACATGATTGCCAACGGCGTCTTCGAAGCATGCGCAGAAAAGAGCGCTCCGGTTATCATCGCTATTCACCCGGACGAACTGGCGTTTATTCGCGACAGTTTCGTGAAGTTCCTTATCGACGAGGCCCACAAAGCCCCGTTCCCCGTCTGTATTCACCTCGACCATGGCGGCGACTTCCAGCAAACCATGCGCGCAATGCAGGACGGTTTTACCTCCGTCATGATCGACGCCTCTTCGAAGCCCTTCGAAGAGAACATGGCCATCACCAAAAAGGTGGTGGAAGCGGCGCATGCAATCAATGTCAGCGTCGAGGCCGAGCTCGGAACCATCGGCGGAACCGGGGAGTACGGCATCGCCAGCACCGATAATATCATCTACACCCAGCCCGAGGATGTGAAGAAATTTGTTGAGGCCACCGACGTCGACACCCTGGCGATCGCAATCGGAACGGCCCACGGGCTCTACTCGAAGGAGCTCAAACCGAAGCTCAAGATCGACCTGCTGAAAGAGATTCGCAAGATTACCAACATCCCCCTCGTCCTTCACGGCGGGTCGGACAACCCGGATCATGAGATCGCCGAAGCGGTTAAGGAGGGGATCCAAAAGATCAACATTTCCAGTGACATCAAAAAGGCCTTTTACATTAAATGCCGGGAAGTCCTCAAGGATGAGTCCCTCCGCGAGCCCCTCGAGATCTACCCCGCCTGTATTGTAGCAATGAAGGAAGTTATGTATGAGAAGATCAAACTCTTCAACGCTGCGGACAAGGCTAAATTCTACAACTAAAACAAGGTAATTGAGTAGGAGGTAGGCTCGCGCCTACCGTCCTCTCGCACCAATGAACAAAGGGGATCACCTTCATATTGCTTCCCTATAGGGCAAGATAGAGATTCGGAAAAGCTTAAAGTTAGGAACATTGATGATTTTTTTAAAGAACTAAACGATTAACAATTAGGGTGAACATTGTTTCTTCCCAAAAGAACATCACAATCGAACCCAATTGGTTGTTAATGTATCGAATTGAACATAGTACAATAATATTTACCAGAACGGGATCCCATTCAAAATTATTTGAATAGATGCTATATAACCTCAAGGAGTGAGTCGACCTTCACCGTCGGTTCAATCCAATGTTCAAGAAGCCCTGATCGACAGTATCGTTTCTTATTAATGGGAAATGCTCGCCGGTTTCTACTGGAAGACAAATGGCATGTGGGAAAAAAGCGTAACCACGTGAGTCTGGAACTCTGTCGTGAAACATAGCATACTGGCTTTTGGTTGCGTTTGATGTAAAGTAGTTCTATACTGAATCAAGGTAAAAGCACAAACTGTGCCAGCTTAACGGTTTGCAGCTCAACCGGATGTCCTGGTTTGTACACTGGCGGGCGCAATTGGAATCATGAAAACAAAAATCTTCCGAAGAACAATCATAACTCTATTCATCATTTTCTCTATTATATATGTTTCCCTTGTATCATACACATCACCATTCCTTGATGGTAAAAACAAGAAAATAGAGAATAGTATTTCCGAATTAATAAAAGTAAGACTTGGCGGGTATAAACAATCAATCTTAATTAGAGGATTAGATAGAGACAATCCTATCATCATTTTCTTACATGGAGGGCCTGGTTATCCCTGCCTTAGTTATATAAAGAAATATCAAAGTGAACTAGAAAAATACTTTGTAATTGTAAATTGGGACCAGCGTGGTTCTGGAAAGTCATTTAGTCCATTTATACCAGCAGGATCAATGACTGAGCAGCAATTAATTATTGATCTTGATGATCTGGTTAATTATGTTCGTAACAGATTCAATAAGGAAAAAATAATTATTGTTGGTCATTCATGGGGCACCGTACTAGGTATTTCATATAGCAAGATTCACTCAGAAAAAGTATTGGCGTATGTGGGAATTGGACAAGTCATAAATCACGAAAAGGCTGAACTCATCGGATATCAATTCACAACCAATAGAGCAAATGAAACAAAAAATGAAAAAGCAATTAAGGAATTGGAGT contains:
- a CDS encoding DeoR/GlpR family DNA-binding transcription regulator — protein: MQEQKVFAEERQERILEILIKENRICVSELADLLNVTDATIRRDLKYLESQEKLFRTHGGALYRDEPVFWQTTFIESRKQENPEAKRMIARYIATFIKDHESLLIDGGSTNMLVAEELARVRKNLMVVTNYQKIGEIIANGAGENRAIIIGGELMAQTQNTVGPIAENMIKSFRLDKALIGATSVMPGHGCYSANPQEGEIKRQMIAQSSESYVVVDSSKIGKYALYEFSDFRDIDAVITDSNVGGRSREQFAENQVELKIAE
- a CDS encoding sugar ABC transporter substrate-binding protein, translated to MKKSVFASLLFLLVFLFVYAEGGQEKAKDQEIVLEFMQWWEPEMAPGAMEKICSQYEASHPGITIKRISKPYAEVQSQVTIGAASGTLSDVLGCDPTWIYNLVKQNAVRPLDEFIDGDNYDESQLASVSSLNGKKYLINVENFVYPMFYNTDMFEEAGITSFPETHSEFVEACRKLTNPSKNQYGWDLSLSLQNPTGIQNDIMAMVWASGDSGVPEPNNEGVKTVFELVNSLYNENLIAPGIMTAQEQDKVEHFVNGRTAMMIDSLAHINMIKSRNPDLNFDIDMVPAKDGYEGEHIMDFASWGITISSSSEHPQEAWEFIKYLMSPSVNSFIADSVNAFPGNIKGSPKWVNDDPMNVKAFTMYKENGVRNEFQGAPEANNLMRLMSEQMQAMLNGKQSADEALEATSAAWVEVYNK
- a CDS encoding sugar ABC transporter permease; protein product: MSTLSIIIKKKPYIEQYLFITPAILLLFMLMFFPIVQVLRYSMMDNVITNPSPKFVGLLHYKNVLADAVFRSSLGHTLFFACFSVIFHLLIGLLFALLLNEKINPVIRSVLRVVFIFPWLFTPAIIAIVWRLILDPMGIMNYILSSMGLINGIVEWLSNERSALFVLTFINIWNGYPFYMVSLLAGLQGVPTQQYEAALIDGANNWEKFWYITFPHLTPIILSLSILDFIWTMQVFPLIWMTTGGGPGHTTEVMATYTYKLTFLQFDFSKASASAMLILIISMLMSIFYVRQQRMR
- a CDS encoding carbohydrate ABC transporter permease — translated: MTLPIHAKRTYRKLVTYLLLLCGVVFAAFPVIWLLSISIRPNGEVFATPPTLLPKVFTLGAYARIFGSVEKIRFFINSYMVALIVTATTLFIAMLTAYSFSRFEFKGKRILNMLIIGTQTVPPISLMIPYFGMMVAYKMYDTYFALIFTYLALTLPYAILMMTGFFNTLPRELDEAVLIDGGSRLRTLFQVIVPISLPGIVSTGLYTFLLSWNEFLFALTLTKSNEMATVPIGIQLLMGQHTYEWNEMMAMSFLGSLPIMLLFLFFQRYFLAGMSAGSVKS
- a CDS encoding ketose-bisphosphate aldolase; translated protein: MLLNMRDLLSVAKREGFAVPAFNTSSNMIANGVFEACAEKSAPVIIAIHPDELAFIRDSFVKFLIDEAHKAPFPVCIHLDHGGDFQQTMRAMQDGFTSVMIDASSKPFEENMAITKKVVEAAHAINVSVEAELGTIGGTGEYGIASTDNIIYTQPEDVKKFVEATDVDTLAIAIGTAHGLYSKELKPKLKIDLLKEIRKITNIPLVLHGGSDNPDHEIAEAVKEGIQKINISSDIKKAFYIKCREVLKDESLREPLEIYPACIVAMKEVMYEKIKLFNAADKAKFYN
- a CDS encoding alpha/beta hydrolase, coding for MKTKIFRRTIITLFIIFSIIYVSLVSYTSPFLDGKNKKIENSISELIKVRLGGYKQSILIRGLDRDNPIIIFLHGGPGYPCLSYIKKYQSELEKYFVIVNWDQRGSGKSFSPFIPAGSMTEQQLIIDLDDLVNYVRNRFNKEKIIIVGHSWGTVLGISYSKIHSEKVLAYVGIGQVINHEKAELIGYQFTTNRANETKNEKAIKELESIGKPPYTLASRKMAIQRKWLNRYGGNEITVICKNEIMKSIISSPEYSLFDGLKFFVGNIYSVTKLYKYLEQTDFEKSDKEYSVPIYFCAGKHDYITPSGLTEEHYNQISAPQKELYWFEKSGHEPHLEEKEKFTDVMNRVYALNN